A section of the Gloeobacter violaceus PCC 7421 genome encodes:
- a CDS encoding ferric reductase-like transmembrane domain-containing protein: protein MVRANTPWLTTLAVLVAAYIVAALLETVTLILFRGHLQGQRLGEYYGYASLACLGLVLSAPALGRQLLLSWRRGLGLSALGFAAAHTYLTFEHVLGGHWEALDFLGGEERLVAWLGVAALGLMLPLALTSTNGWIRRLGRHWRTLHLLVFPVAGLALVHAVWLGASGWPLKVLTLLAAAVVLLLRIRPRPKRLARKEHIDAS from the coding sequence ATGGTCCGCGCCAACACCCCCTGGCTCACCACCCTCGCCGTGCTGGTGGCCGCCTACATCGTCGCCGCTCTGCTGGAGACGGTCACGCTCATCCTGTTCAGAGGCCATCTGCAGGGCCAGCGCCTGGGCGAGTACTACGGTTATGCTTCCCTCGCCTGCCTGGGGCTGGTGCTTAGCGCCCCGGCCCTCGGTCGGCAGCTGTTGCTTTCTTGGCGGCGCGGGCTGGGGCTTTCGGCCCTCGGCTTCGCCGCCGCCCATACCTACTTGACCTTTGAGCATGTGCTGGGCGGGCACTGGGAAGCTCTCGATTTTCTAGGTGGCGAGGAGCGGTTGGTCGCCTGGCTTGGCGTTGCCGCCCTCGGCCTGATGCTGCCGCTGGCGCTCACCAGCACCAACGGCTGGATCCGGCGGTTGGGTCGGCACTGGCGGACGCTGCATCTGCTGGTCTTTCCGGTGGCCGGGCTGGCGCTGGTGCACGCTGTGTGGTTGGGGGCGTCGGGCTGGCCGCTCAAAGTGCTGACGCTCCTGGCCGCAGCGGTTGTGCTTTTGCTGCGGATCCGACCCCGGCCCAAACGCCTTGCGCGCAAGGAGCACATCGATGCCTCGTAA
- a CDS encoding heme oxygenase (biliverdin-producing) codes for MEPLSIMLREGTRQAHTMAENVGFVKCFLKGTVERSSYRQLMANFYFIYGALEDALEAHRDHPVLRGLYYPELYRRASIETDLRYYYGPGWADQVRPSAAAERYVERIRTVARTEPALLVSHSYTRYLGDLSGGQVLKEIAQRSMGLGDGTGTAFYDFETIADARTFKAGYRAALDTLPVDGPLAGRITEEAIEAFRYNMRLFEELEGSLIRAIGQMVFNSLTRRRSRQNREVVTASE; via the coding sequence ATGGAGCCATTGTCCATCATGCTGCGTGAGGGCACGCGCCAGGCCCACACGATGGCAGAGAACGTCGGTTTTGTGAAATGTTTTTTGAAAGGTACGGTCGAGCGTAGCTCCTACCGCCAGTTGATGGCCAACTTCTACTTTATCTATGGCGCCCTGGAGGACGCCCTGGAGGCGCACCGCGATCATCCGGTACTTCGGGGGCTTTATTACCCCGAACTGTATCGGCGCGCGTCGATCGAGACGGATTTGCGCTATTACTACGGTCCCGGCTGGGCCGATCAGGTGCGTCCCTCGGCGGCGGCCGAGCGCTACGTCGAGCGTATCCGCACCGTGGCGCGCACCGAGCCCGCTCTGCTGGTCTCCCATTCCTACACCCGCTACCTGGGCGATCTGTCCGGTGGCCAGGTGCTCAAGGAAATCGCCCAGCGGTCGATGGGGCTGGGAGACGGCACCGGCACCGCGTTCTATGATTTTGAGACAATTGCCGATGCCCGCACCTTCAAAGCCGGGTACCGGGCGGCCCTCGACACCTTGCCGGTCGACGGGCCGCTGGCCGGCCGGATTACCGAGGAAGCGATCGAGGCGTTCCGCTACAACATGCGCCTGTTCGAAGAGCTCGAAGGCAGCTTGATTCGCGCCATCGGCCAGATGGTCTTCAACTCGCTGACCCGGCGGCGTTCCCGCCAGAACCGCGAGGTGGTCACCGCCTCCGAGTAG
- a CDS encoding AbrB family transcriptional regulator, whose translation MGAVAGKELLQLIKQNPGRSAKQLAEMAGYTTTTKTGQQRVKMLAFQNAVLQANNINLRPVEEEQTNGVRGGRKATYRIQVQQNGNLLIGAAYTRQMGLTPGTTFEIQIGRKHIKLVQVDTDGAPLE comes from the coding sequence ATGGGGGCAGTCGCAGGCAAGGAATTGCTGCAGCTTATCAAACAGAATCCCGGACGGAGTGCCAAGCAGCTTGCTGAAATGGCCGGCTATACTACAACCACCAAGACCGGTCAGCAGCGCGTCAAGATGCTCGCCTTTCAAAACGCGGTGCTCCAGGCCAACAACATCAACCTCAGACCCGTCGAAGAAGAACAGACCAACGGTGTGCGCGGCGGGCGCAAGGCGACTTATCGCATTCAGGTTCAACAGAACGGCAACCTGCTCATCGGTGCTGCCTATACCCGTCAAATGGGTCTGACACCCGGCACGACATTCGAGATTCAAATCGGCCGCAAGCACATCAAGCTGGTCCAGGTCGATACCGACGGGGCACCGCTCGAGTAG
- the map gene encoding type I methionyl aminopeptidase, with the protein MALLEIKSTREIAKMREAGRIVATVLKEIMALAEPGLTTGDLDAHAERRCADFGVIPAFKGYHGFPACICTSINHEVVHGIPSAKRRLKPGDVLKVDFGAIYDGWHGDSCVTIGLEPLAEEARTLIRVAEEALLKGIREVRQGVHLQQVSGAIQDYVEGYGFSVVRQYVGHGVGRNLHEEPQVPNFRTREIPDPKLKSGMTLAIEPMVNLGHHATRTLADRWTVVTLDNSLSAQFEHTVLVTRDGYEILTDRSKV; encoded by the coding sequence ATGGCCCTGCTTGAGATCAAGTCCACCCGCGAGATCGCCAAGATGCGCGAAGCTGGCCGGATTGTGGCAACGGTTCTCAAAGAAATCATGGCCCTAGCCGAACCGGGCCTGACCACCGGCGATCTCGACGCCCACGCCGAGCGCCGCTGCGCCGATTTTGGCGTCATCCCCGCCTTCAAGGGTTATCACGGTTTTCCCGCCTGCATCTGCACGTCGATCAACCACGAGGTCGTCCACGGCATTCCGAGCGCCAAGCGTCGGCTCAAACCCGGCGATGTCCTCAAAGTCGACTTTGGGGCCATCTACGACGGCTGGCACGGCGATTCGTGCGTGACCATCGGTCTTGAGCCGCTTGCCGAGGAGGCCCGCACACTGATCCGGGTGGCCGAGGAGGCCCTGCTCAAGGGCATCCGCGAGGTGCGCCAGGGCGTGCATCTGCAGCAAGTCTCCGGGGCCATCCAGGACTACGTCGAAGGCTACGGCTTCTCGGTGGTACGCCAGTACGTCGGCCACGGCGTCGGGCGCAACCTGCACGAGGAGCCCCAGGTGCCCAACTTTCGCACCCGGGAGATTCCCGATCCCAAGCTCAAGTCGGGTATGACCCTGGCCATCGAACCGATGGTCAACCTCGGCCACCACGCCACCCGCACGCTGGCCGATCGCTGGACGGTGGTCACCCTCGACAATTCGCTCTCAGCCCAGTTCGAACACACAGTTCTGGTCACCCGAGACGGCTACGAGATTCTTACCGACCGTTCGAAGGTCTGA
- the infA gene encoding translation initiation factor IF-1: MAKQDVIEMEGTVVESLPNAMFRVELDNSFNILAHISGKIRRNYIKILPGDRVKVELTPYDLTKGRITYRLRK, encoded by the coding sequence TTGGCAAAGCAAGACGTCATTGAGATGGAAGGAACCGTTGTCGAGTCGCTCCCCAACGCCATGTTTCGGGTCGAACTCGACAACAGTTTCAACATCCTCGCCCACATCTCCGGCAAGATCCGCCGCAACTACATCAAGATCCTGCCCGGCGACCGCGTCAAAGTCGAATTGACCCCCTACGATCTCACCAAGGGGCGCATCACCTACCGCCTGCGCAAGTAG
- the ppc gene encoding phosphoenolpyruvate carboxylase yields MNWDTPIDLAAAGSPSALSHQSLRDNIELVEQLLRQVAAQEGGGDLVELLDRLWASHQDRTGEGLALIRELSLEKSVLAIRAFSIYFQLINIVEQHHERKRLRLQASFSADTAQPGSFCWLFDEMKSLGVSTPEIERVLQQLDVRLVFTAHPTEIVRRTIRTKHRRIVHLLDDLDNALSEWQQQQVHTTMLEEIRIWWRTDELHQVRPTVLDEVAHTVHYFEEVLFEAMPRVRSELVRCLDMFHPSLTRSLGTFCRFGSWVGSDRDGNPSVNALVTWKTACHQRSRVLAKYIKSVERLRDLLSLAEGNPPQDLLLALEQDQRDLGEVYERYSVVYLQEPYRLKLSYILERLEHTRERNAWLEVHGPQRLSQPDEPGWLHYYRHAHELLAELHLLRQCLRTTGIGCRPLETLIDQVEVFGFHLAGLDVRQDSTRHEDTLTEVSAKLRLTATPYAELDEQARLEWLVRELQTLRPLIPAELPFSARTEETIQTFRMIRRLQKEFGSEICHTYIISMSKQASDLLEVLLLAEEAGLFDPATGTGTLMVVPLFETVEDLRNAPHVLEQLFSLPLYRCYLTCHQNLQEVMLGYSDSNKDSGFLSSSWEIFLAQQHIQQVARRHGVQLRIFHGRGGTVGRGGGPSYQAILAQPDGTVSGRIKITEQGEVLASKYSLFELAAFNIETVTAAVIQASVLPTSPPGSRNWELRLQELSDVARRTYRQLVYEQEGFIDFFCHVTPIDEISQLQISSRPSRREGRRDLASLRAIPWVFSWTQSRFLLQAWYGLGTALDGFIRCNRERNLAELRSMYRQWPFFRTLISKVEMTLAKVDLQVAANYVQELLPKEHEHTGECIFALIAAELERTRECVLAITEHRQLLEDNPPLQRSIALRNATIAPLGYLQATLLKYLRYENRQPRSYSRNELLRGALLTINGIAAGMRNTG; encoded by the coding sequence GTGAACTGGGACACTCCGATCGACCTTGCTGCCGCCGGTTCTCCCTCGGCACTCTCCCACCAGTCGCTGCGCGACAACATCGAACTGGTAGAGCAACTTTTGCGGCAGGTGGCTGCCCAAGAAGGCGGGGGCGATCTGGTGGAACTGCTCGATCGGCTGTGGGCCTCCCACCAAGATCGCACCGGCGAGGGCCTGGCGCTCATCCGCGAACTTTCGCTCGAGAAATCGGTGCTCGCCATCCGGGCCTTTTCGATCTATTTCCAGCTCATCAATATCGTCGAGCAGCACCACGAGCGCAAGCGGCTGCGGTTGCAGGCCAGTTTCAGCGCCGATACCGCCCAGCCGGGCTCCTTTTGCTGGCTGTTTGACGAGATGAAAAGCCTCGGCGTCTCCACCCCCGAGATCGAGCGCGTTCTGCAACAACTCGATGTACGCCTGGTGTTTACCGCCCATCCCACCGAGATCGTCCGCCGCACGATCCGCACCAAGCACCGCCGGATCGTGCACCTGCTGGATGATCTCGACAACGCCCTCAGCGAATGGCAGCAGCAGCAAGTGCACACGACCATGCTGGAGGAAATCCGCATCTGGTGGCGCACCGACGAGTTGCACCAGGTGCGCCCGACCGTGCTCGACGAGGTGGCCCACACGGTCCATTACTTCGAGGAAGTGCTCTTCGAGGCGATGCCACGGGTGCGCAGCGAACTGGTCCGCTGCCTCGACATGTTCCATCCCTCGCTCACCCGTTCGCTGGGTACCTTCTGCCGCTTCGGCTCCTGGGTGGGCTCCGACCGCGACGGCAATCCCTCGGTGAACGCTCTTGTCACCTGGAAGACCGCCTGCCACCAGCGCAGCCGGGTGCTCGCCAAGTACATCAAGAGCGTCGAGCGCCTGCGCGATTTGCTCAGTCTCGCCGAGGGCAACCCGCCTCAAGATCTGCTGCTGGCCCTGGAGCAGGACCAGCGCGACCTGGGCGAGGTCTACGAACGCTATTCGGTGGTCTATCTGCAGGAACCTTACAGGCTGAAGCTGTCCTACATCCTCGAACGGCTGGAGCACACCCGCGAGCGCAACGCCTGGCTGGAGGTGCACGGTCCCCAGCGCCTCAGCCAGCCCGACGAGCCGGGGTGGCTGCACTATTACCGCCACGCCCACGAACTGCTGGCGGAACTGCACCTGCTCAGGCAGTGCCTGCGCACCACCGGAATCGGTTGCCGGCCCCTGGAGACGCTCATCGATCAAGTGGAGGTGTTCGGCTTTCATCTGGCCGGTCTCGATGTGCGCCAGGACAGCACCCGCCACGAGGACACCCTCACGGAGGTGAGCGCCAAGCTGCGCCTGACGGCCACCCCCTACGCCGAACTCGACGAGCAGGCGCGCCTGGAGTGGCTGGTGCGCGAACTGCAGACCCTCAGACCGCTCATCCCGGCGGAATTGCCCTTCTCGGCCCGCACCGAGGAGACCATCCAGACTTTTCGGATGATCCGCAGGCTGCAAAAAGAATTCGGCTCCGAAATTTGCCACACCTACATCATCTCGATGAGCAAGCAGGCAAGCGATCTCCTGGAGGTGCTCCTCCTCGCCGAAGAGGCAGGATTGTTCGATCCGGCCACCGGCACCGGCACGCTGATGGTGGTGCCGCTTTTTGAGACGGTCGAAGACCTGCGCAACGCTCCGCACGTCCTCGAGCAGCTGTTCTCGCTGCCGCTCTACCGCTGTTACCTTACCTGCCACCAGAATCTGCAGGAGGTGATGCTGGGCTACTCGGACTCGAACAAAGATTCGGGCTTCCTCTCGAGCAGCTGGGAAATTTTTCTGGCCCAGCAGCACATCCAGCAGGTGGCCCGCCGCCACGGTGTGCAGCTGCGCATCTTCCACGGCCGCGGCGGTACCGTCGGCCGCGGGGGCGGCCCTTCCTACCAGGCTATCCTCGCCCAGCCCGACGGCACCGTGAGCGGCCGCATCAAGATCACCGAGCAGGGCGAAGTGCTCGCCTCAAAATATTCTCTCTTCGAACTGGCCGCCTTCAATATCGAGACGGTGACCGCGGCGGTCATCCAGGCGAGCGTGCTGCCCACCAGCCCGCCCGGCAGCCGCAACTGGGAACTGCGGCTGCAGGAATTGTCGGATGTGGCCCGGCGCACTTACCGGCAACTGGTCTACGAGCAAGAAGGTTTCATCGACTTTTTCTGCCACGTCACCCCCATCGACGAAATTTCCCAACTGCAAATCAGCTCCCGGCCGTCCCGGCGCGAAGGCCGCCGGGATCTTGCCAGTCTGCGGGCGATTCCGTGGGTGTTCTCCTGGACCCAGAGCCGCTTTTTGCTGCAGGCCTGGTACGGTCTGGGCACCGCCCTGGACGGCTTCATCCGCTGCAACCGCGAGCGCAACCTGGCCGAGTTGCGCTCGATGTACCGGCAGTGGCCGTTTTTTCGCACGCTGATTTCGAAAGTCGAGATGACCCTGGCCAAAGTCGACCTGCAAGTTGCCGCCAATTACGTTCAGGAGCTGCTGCCAAAAGAACACGAGCACACCGGCGAGTGCATCTTCGCGCTGATTGCTGCTGAACTGGAGCGCACCCGCGAGTGCGTGCTCGCCATCACCGAGCACCGGCAATTGCTCGAAGACAATCCCCCCCTGCAGCGTTCCATTGCGCTTCGCAACGCCACGATTGCACCGCTGGGTTATTTGCAGGCTACCTTGCTCAAATACCTGCGCTACGAAAACCGCCAGCCTCGATCCTATTCGCGCAACGAGCTGTTGCGGGGGGCGCTATTGACCATCAACGGCATCGCCGCCGGTATGCGCAACACCGGCTGA
- a CDS encoding iron uptake porin: MRHAYVSLGLAGVLGLLAVVAQPASAEMPTTSVNDLSSPSLFGQRGRSTAQVNSVSELTDVDPNSWAFQALKSVVERYGCLEGYPDKTYRGNRPLTRYEFAAGLNACLEKVNELITASTANLATKEDLATLQRLQEEFRNELAALRGRVDALEAKTKEIESKLFSTTAKLDAEVIMAANIQGGDVNYNYVDGAGNSQGFGGQANANFITRTRLNIRANSLITRGDQLRVRLNGRAGESTPFTSRQGRVARVDYAESTGGPLDGRSAVDFDKVYYDFPLSLFGGTNNLRIRFGPRIENIDLLGRNKFTQNEGQQFSFRNFRKDPLLIQIQESSHPGAHIDLRFSRQFALRIFYAARDGGSAGGIADEPGNVPFGGSGLFGGSTQIAAEIGFQPTPSIDIGIGYSYVNVSSAGGSTGFIFGDASGSGGGDGRLRYDAGNVSNVGHNIFNAHVDWDILPQVAIFGRYTFANSNFYGYANGGANGVNVGGSLDSNTWMAGLAFPDLFGRGNALQVAYLQPIQISNNGVIAFPTEGSNPSDDPRGAQNVFEGSVNPITGVVSGLPFNRTGTEGNVAVAYRFRVSDRLSLTPEVLFVINPNNVNQNGLTVGNVRATFEF; the protein is encoded by the coding sequence ATGCGACATGCTTACGTAAGCTTGGGGCTGGCCGGTGTGCTGGGCCTTCTTGCTGTGGTCGCGCAACCGGCTTCGGCCGAGATGCCGACGACGAGCGTCAACGATCTGAGTAGCCCATCACTGTTCGGGCAACGGGGCCGTTCGACCGCCCAGGTCAACTCGGTCTCGGAGTTGACCGACGTCGATCCAAATTCCTGGGCGTTCCAGGCGCTCAAGAGCGTCGTCGAGCGCTACGGTTGTCTGGAGGGCTATCCCGACAAGACCTACCGGGGCAACCGGCCGCTGACCCGCTACGAATTTGCCGCCGGTCTGAATGCCTGTCTCGAAAAAGTCAACGAACTGATCACCGCTTCCACCGCCAACCTGGCCACTAAAGAAGACCTGGCCACGCTGCAGCGGCTGCAGGAAGAGTTCCGCAACGAACTGGCGGCGCTGCGCGGTCGCGTGGACGCCCTCGAAGCGAAAACCAAAGAAATCGAGTCGAAGCTCTTCTCGACGACCGCCAAACTCGACGCCGAAGTGATCATGGCCGCCAACATCCAGGGCGGCGACGTCAACTACAACTACGTGGATGGCGCCGGCAACTCCCAAGGGTTCGGTGGTCAGGCCAACGCCAACTTCATCACCCGCACCCGCCTCAATATCCGGGCCAATTCGCTGATTACCAGGGGCGACCAGTTGCGCGTCCGCCTCAACGGCCGCGCCGGCGAATCGACGCCCTTCACCTCCAGGCAGGGCCGCGTCGCCCGCGTCGACTACGCCGAATCGACCGGCGGTCCCCTCGACGGCCGCTCCGCGGTCGACTTCGACAAAGTCTACTACGACTTCCCGCTGTCGCTGTTTGGCGGCACCAACAACCTGCGCATCCGCTTCGGCCCGCGCATCGAAAATATTGACCTGCTCGGCCGCAACAAGTTCACCCAGAACGAAGGCCAGCAGTTCTCCTTCCGCAACTTCCGCAAAGACCCGCTGCTGATTCAGATTCAAGAAAGCTCCCACCCCGGCGCCCATATCGACCTGCGCTTCTCGCGGCAGTTTGCCCTGCGCATCTTCTACGCGGCGCGCGACGGCGGTTCGGCCGGTGGTATTGCCGACGAGCCGGGCAACGTGCCCTTCGGCGGTTCAGGTCTGTTCGGCGGCAGCACCCAGATTGCGGCTGAGATTGGTTTCCAGCCCACCCCGTCGATCGACATCGGTATCGGCTACAGCTACGTCAACGTCTCCTCCGCGGGCGGCAGCACCGGCTTTATCTTCGGTGACGCCTCCGGTTCGGGCGGCGGCGACGGTCGTCTGCGCTACGACGCAGGCAACGTCAGCAACGTCGGCCACAACATCTTCAACGCCCACGTCGATTGGGACATTCTGCCCCAAGTCGCCATCTTCGGCCGCTACACCTTCGCCAACTCCAACTTCTACGGCTACGCCAACGGCGGTGCGAACGGCGTGAACGTGGGCGGTTCGCTCGATTCCAACACCTGGATGGCTGGTCTCGCCTTCCCCGATCTGTTCGGCCGCGGCAACGCGCTGCAGGTGGCCTACCTGCAGCCCATCCAGATCTCCAACAACGGCGTGATTGCCTTCCCGACTGAGGGCAGCAACCCGTCCGACGATCCGCGCGGTGCGCAGAACGTGTTCGAAGGCAGCGTCAACCCGATCACCGGCGTGGTGAGCGGCCTGCCCTTCAACCGCACCGGCACCGAGGGCAACGTCGCGGTCGCCTACCGCTTCCGGGTCTCCGACCGGCTGTCGCTCACCCCGGAGGTGCTCTTTGTGATCAACCCCAACAACGTCAACCAGAATGGTCTGACGGTGGGCAACGTCCGGGCCACCTTCGAGTTCTAA
- the crtE gene encoding geranylgeranyl diphosphate synthase CrtE has protein sequence MSQFDLDAYLRQCRSQVEAALDRYLPQQYPDKLYEAMRYSLLAGGKRLRPILCLTSCRMSGGSADLAMPTACALEMVHTMSLIHDDLPAMDDDDYRRGKLTNHKVYGEDMAILAGDALLAYAFQLIAEKTVGAQPERVVEVLGRLGKAASGAGLVGGQVVDLESEGRTITLETLEYIHTHKTGALLEVSVISGAILAGADGGVVERLTRYSRCIGLAFQIRDDLLDITATQAELGKTAGKDLRDRKATYPSLLGYDGARDRAEQLREQAVAELADFGASARPLTALAEFIVQRRH, from the coding sequence ATGTCACAGTTCGACCTCGACGCTTACCTGCGCCAGTGCCGCTCGCAGGTGGAAGCCGCCCTCGACCGCTATTTGCCCCAGCAGTACCCGGACAAGCTCTACGAAGCGATGCGCTATTCGCTGCTGGCGGGAGGCAAGCGCCTGCGGCCGATTTTGTGCCTGACCAGCTGCCGGATGTCCGGCGGCAGTGCGGATTTGGCGATGCCCACCGCCTGCGCCTTGGAGATGGTGCACACCATGTCGCTCATCCACGACGACCTGCCCGCCATGGACGACGACGACTACCGCCGGGGCAAGCTCACCAACCACAAAGTCTACGGCGAGGACATGGCCATCCTGGCGGGCGACGCCCTGCTCGCCTACGCCTTTCAACTGATCGCCGAGAAAACCGTGGGGGCGCAGCCCGAGCGCGTCGTCGAGGTGCTCGGCCGTCTGGGCAAAGCGGCGAGCGGCGCCGGTCTGGTGGGAGGCCAGGTGGTCGATCTCGAATCGGAAGGCCGGACAATCACCCTCGAAACCCTCGAATACATCCACACCCACAAGACCGGTGCCTTGCTCGAGGTCTCGGTGATCTCCGGCGCCATCCTGGCCGGGGCCGACGGCGGGGTCGTCGAGCGGTTGACCCGCTACAGCCGCTGCATCGGACTGGCCTTCCAAATCCGCGACGATCTGCTCGACATCACCGCCACCCAGGCTGAACTGGGCAAGACCGCCGGTAAGGACTTGCGCGACCGCAAGGCGACCTACCCGAGCCTGCTGGGCTACGACGGCGCGCGCGACCGCGCCGAGCAGTTGCGGGAGCAGGCGGTGGCGGAACTGGCGGATTTTGGGGCATCGGCGCGACCGCTGACCGCCCTTGCCGAATTTATCGTGCAACGGCGCCATTAA
- a CDS encoding glycoside hydrolase family 3 protein, with translation MANLPGAAQLNLKEAIGQLLVPRISGFLLDHQRLYPQWELDAARLEAAIVTHGVGGVLVYGGSLGDTFLKIQALQQQAALPLLVAADLEAGCGQHIRGATVLPVARALGAAAEADYAYHCGAITAREARSVGINWVLAPCLDVMSNPRNPVIGLRSFGEDPREVARLGVAFAAGLRDGGVLSAIKHFPGHGDVEVDSHLALPVLGRGRDRLEAEDWLPFRAVLAAGADSLMSAHLRVPALDPEWPATLSRRILTEIVREGWGYTGIIVTDALNMGAIAGWPAPAVRALQAGADVIMMPESVPDTVDLIVSAVRRGLLSEERLYASVERVLAAKARLAPPSASPLAIEQRSGQALERMIAKAAVTVERDRAGLLPVPCLKPTLNILVVDRCLDGAVAADSPILERRELGPHYETHWLEAASGEEYLAFLGERAAAHRRTLVQVLTPVRAYRGTAGVHPAAEHFLQSLAGERTILVSYTNPYLGRQFEQLSTVLNAFNNGPASHAAVLERLES, from the coding sequence ATGGCCAATTTACCGGGCGCCGCACAACTGAACTTAAAAGAAGCGATCGGCCAGTTGTTGGTGCCGCGCATCTCCGGGTTTTTGCTGGATCACCAGCGGCTCTATCCGCAGTGGGAGCTGGACGCAGCCCGCCTCGAAGCGGCGATAGTCACCCACGGCGTCGGCGGTGTGCTCGTCTACGGCGGCAGCCTGGGTGACACGTTCCTCAAAATTCAGGCGCTGCAGCAGCAGGCGGCCCTGCCGCTTCTAGTCGCCGCCGATCTGGAGGCCGGGTGCGGCCAGCACATCCGCGGCGCCACGGTGCTGCCGGTGGCCCGTGCCCTGGGGGCCGCGGCAGAAGCCGACTACGCCTACCACTGCGGGGCGATCACCGCCCGGGAGGCGCGCTCGGTGGGCATCAACTGGGTGCTCGCCCCCTGTCTTGATGTGATGAGCAATCCCCGCAATCCGGTCATTGGTTTACGCTCCTTCGGCGAAGACCCACGGGAGGTGGCCCGCCTGGGGGTGGCCTTTGCCGCCGGATTGCGCGACGGCGGGGTGCTCTCCGCTATCAAACATTTTCCCGGCCACGGCGACGTCGAGGTCGATTCGCACCTGGCGCTGCCGGTGCTCGGGCGCGGACGCGACAGGCTCGAAGCGGAGGACTGGCTGCCCTTTCGGGCGGTCCTGGCGGCGGGGGCCGACAGCTTGATGAGCGCCCACCTGCGTGTGCCCGCCCTCGATCCCGAATGGCCCGCCACCCTCTCGCGGCGGATCCTCACCGAGATCGTCCGCGAAGGGTGGGGCTACACGGGCATCATCGTCACCGACGCCCTCAACATGGGGGCGATCGCCGGTTGGCCCGCCCCGGCGGTGCGGGCCCTGCAAGCCGGTGCGGACGTGATCATGATGCCCGAGAGCGTGCCCGACACGGTTGATCTAATCGTCTCGGCGGTGCGGCGGGGATTGCTCAGCGAAGAGCGGCTCTACGCCTCGGTGGAGCGGGTGCTCGCCGCCAAGGCGCGCCTGGCGCCCCCATCCGCTTCGCCCCTCGCCATCGAGCAGCGCTCCGGCCAGGCCCTGGAGCGGATGATCGCCAAGGCGGCCGTGACCGTCGAGCGCGACCGGGCCGGGCTGTTGCCGGTTCCCTGTCTGAAGCCGACCCTCAACATCCTGGTGGTCGACCGCTGCCTGGACGGCGCGGTCGCAGCCGATTCGCCCATCCTCGAGCGCCGCGAACTGGGGCCGCACTACGAGACCCACTGGCTGGAGGCAGCCTCGGGTGAGGAGTACCTGGCGTTTTTGGGCGAGCGCGCCGCTGCCCATCGGCGCACGCTGGTGCAGGTGCTCACACCGGTGCGCGCCTACCGGGGAACGGCCGGGGTGCACCCGGCCGCAGAGCACTTCTTGCAAAGCCTTGCGGGGGAGCGCACGATCCTGGTGAGCTACACCAATCCCTACCTTGGACGGCAGTTCGAGCAGCTCTCGACGGTGCTCAACGCCTTCAACAACGGCCCCGCCAGCCACGCGGCGGTGCTGGAGCGCCTGGAGAGCTAG